The Acidobacteriota bacterium genome contains the following window.
GATCAAAGCCCCATTGTAATGAAATTTGGCGGCACGTCGGTTGGCGACGTCGCCGCCTTTGAACGTGTTTTTCAAATCGTCTCGACGCAGTACGACCGGCATCCGGTCGTTGTCGTTTCGGCGATGACCAAGGTGACGGACGCACTGCTTGCCGCATTTGAACTGGCCAAAAAAGGTGATGTCGATACAGCGGTTGCTTCGCTGCAGCCTCATTTTGAACGCCATGTTGAGGTGACGCGGCAATTCTCGATTCCCGACACCAGTGCGTTCCACGGCGAACTCGAATACGCTCGCGAAGAGCTCGCCGACCTGCTCAAACGCGTTTCCCGCCGCAGCCTGCCGCTTTCGATGCTGAAGGACGCTGTAGTTTCGTACGGCGAACAGCTTTCATCGCGGCTCGTAGCTGAGGTGCTCAAAACAAAAGGCATTAATGCAAGACAAGTCGATTCGCGAAGGCTGATCGTTACCGACGACGAATACGGGGCGGCTCAACCCATCTGGGAAGACACCGAGAAACTGGTCAAACTCGAGATCGAGCCAATGATCGCGGGCGGTGAAGTTCCGATCATGGGTGGATTTATTGCTGCTAGTCGCGGTGGCGAAACTACGACATTGGGACGCGGCGGTTCTGATTATTCGGCTGCTTTGGTCGCGGCCGCATTACACGCGAACGAATTGCAGATCTGGACCGACGTCACCGGCGTGATGACATGTGATCCGCGAATTTGCAGCTCCGCAGTTACAATTCCAGTTCTTTCATACGAAGAAGCTGCAGAGCTTGCATATTTTGGAGCCAAAGTCCTTCATCCGAAAACGATCAAGCCCGCGGTCGATACGAATATCCCCGTCAGAGTCTGCAACACGTTCGAACCGAACGAAATTGGCACGATGGTGCTCGCCGATTCGGATGAAACGCCGAACAAGATCAAATCGATCGCCTCAAAGAAGAACATCACGATCCTGAGGATCACTTCGGCTCGAATGCTCGGGAGCTACGGGTTCATGAGCGCTCTGTTTCAGGTGTTTGAAAGGTATCGGACGGTGATCGATGTGGTTTCTACGTCTGAGGTTTCGGTTGCTCTGACGCTCGATAATACTGATTCACTCGAACAGATCGTCACTGAACTTTCGCGATTCGGCGATGTCGAGGTAGAAGGCGGTTACGCTGTTGTCTGTGTCGTCGGCGAAGGCCTTCGAGCCTCGACCGGGCTCGCTTCCAGGGTTTTCTCAACTATAAAAGACGTCAATATCGCCCTCGTTTCTCACGGAGCCTCAAGCGTCAACCTGACCTTCGTTATTAAAGAAGAATTCGCCGCCGAGGTGATAAAAAGCCTTCACGAGGAACTGTTTTAGGGCAAATTATTGAAAGAAACTGATAGTAAAAAAATATTTCAACGGCAGTAAAAATAACGGAATAAGAGCGAACGCAATGCGGGCTGCACGACGAACCATTCTATTCTTAAACACCTTACGAAAATCACGGCGGCCAAATAGCATACCGGCGGGAAAGACCGCGAAGTAACAAAAGATCTTTAGAGCATCAAAACAGTAGGCGATGGTGCCCAGAATTGGTGTGCGGGAGCAATCTCCGGTGTGATAGCAGTCTGCTGTCGCCGTTACGATCGTGTTGAGGACTATAACCAGCAACACCGTAACGGCAAAACAACCAATTGCAAGCAGGATCAGACGGAGGATAGAATTCACTTGTTCCGAATCTTACCAGAATTTTTCATCCGAAAAAAGTCGTATGGCCAGCGAACTTAGCCCGGAATAGTAAAAGAATTTGCGACTAAGAGAGCAAAACCGGAGGTTTTTATCTCGTAATATGGCAGGTAGCGAAACACCGGGTGAGGGATTCGGGTAAAATACAACCGACAGATGTTGGTGTTGATCCGAAGTCGCCGAAATTTAAACAAATGAATCTTTTCGAACTAACAAAATCCCTCATGACCATCCCATCCACTTCCGGTGACGAGGCGGAGGTTGGGTTTTTTCTTCGTGATCACCTGGAAAGCCTTGGCTGGACTGTGGAATTGCAACAGGTTTCCGAAAATCAGAGCAACGTGATCGCGTATCTGAACGAAACGCCGCGAGTTTGGCTTTCGACGCATATGGATACGGTTCCGCCGTTTATTGCGCCGACTGAGGACGACGAAAAGATCTACGGGCGCGGTTCTTGCGATGCAAAAGGGATCATCGCGGCTCAAATTACGGCTGCGGAACTGCTCCGCAAAGACGGGATCGAAGATATCGGCCTGCTTTACACTGTCGAAGAGGAGCGTGCGTCCACGGGAGCAAAAATTGCGAACGATCACCCTTTCGCAGCAAAGTGTGAATACATGATCAACGGCGAACCGACCGATAATGATCTTGCGATCGGTTCAAAAGGTGCTTTTCGGGCGAAGATCAAGACTAAAGGCAAAGCCGCGCACTCCGCGTATCCCGAGCAGGGAGATTCCGCGATCGAAAAGCTGCTCGATATTCTCGAAGACGTTCGCCATACAAAGTTTCCAAACGACGAATTCTTCGGCGAGACCACCTGCAACATCGCAACGCTCGACGGCGGCATCGCATTGAATGTAATTCCGCCAAATGCGGAAGCCGGCATCCTGATCCGTCTCACCACGCCCGAAGAAGCGATCGTAAACGCCCTAAACAGCCTCATCCGCGACCGCGGCGAACTCGAAGTGATGTCCTACAGCCTCCCGGTAAAAATGCTGGCAGTCGAAGGCTTCAAACAAAAGGTCGTACGGTTTACAACCGACATTCCACACCTCCAAAACTGGGGCCAACCACTGCTTTTGGGTCCCGGCTCGATCCTCGTTGCTCATACTAAGGACGAATTTGTTCTGAAAAAGATCTCGAGTTTGCCGTCGAACTGTACGTAAACCTAGCAAAACGATTGTTATCTAGCGAAACGAATTAACCGCAGATGGACGCAGATAAACACAGATAAGATTGCTTTGAGAAAACATCTGTGTCCATCCGCGTTCATCTGCGGTTAATTTTCTTTCAATCTGTGGTAAATAAAACTATATGAAAATTGCACTGATCGGATACGGAGAGATGGGGAGGTTGATCCGGCGTTTGGCGGAGGAAAAGGGGCATGAGGTTTTTGTGGTGATTGACGACAGATTTGCACAGGCTTCGGCGAAATCGCTCGCGGCGAAATTGGTTTCTGCGGAGGTCGCGATAGATTTTACGGTCGCCGGGGCGGTCAAACGGAATGTTTCTGCCTGCGTGGCGGCTGGTGTTGCTTTGGTTGAGGGCACGACGGGGTGGAATCAGGACCGCGAGGCTATTGAAAAGATCGTTCGGGACGGAAACGGGGCGTTTTTGTTTGGGGCGAACTTCTCGATAGGCGTAAATCTTTTCTACCGCATCGCGGCGTTTGCCGCCGAGCTTTTTGCAAAGTTCCCCGATTACGAAACCTTTATCGAAGAGCAGCATCATTCCCGCAAACTCGACGCCCCGAGCGGCACGGCCCTAAAACTAAAAGAAATAGTCGCCGAGCACATCAAAAAAGACTTGACCATCGCCGCAACCCGTGCGGGAAACATTCCCGGAACTCACCGAGTAGGTTTCGACGGCCCGTCGGATCAAATCCTCTTAGAACACACCGCCAGATCGCGTGAAGGTTTCGCTTCCGGAGCAATTACAGCCGCAGAATGGATCGTTGGGAAGAAAGGGTTCTTTGAATTTACTGATGTGATCGATGAAATGTAAGTTTTAACCTCCGATAAGGAATATTTTCGCGGCACGCAAACATCTTGTTAGCGTGCCGCTTTATTTTCGGCGGGCAAAGAATTCTTAGACAAAATATTCAGGAGTACAAAAATGAAATCCAATAGATCCATACTTTCGCTGTTATTCGTAGCTGTTTTTACACTCGTTTCTGCGTCGGCACTTTTCGCTCAGGAGCCGATGAAACATGACGATATGAAAAAGCATGATGGAATGAAGAAAGATTCCATGATGAAAGACGACGCTATGATAATGGACGACAAGCGTCCCGTCGTCGCTATCATCGCCGCCGATTGGTGTCCGTACTGCAAACGAATCGATCCGGTCGTAAACGAAGTGAAATCGAGTTACTCGGAAAAGTTGAACTTTGTAGTGTTTGACGTTACAAATGCAGAAACCACCGCGCTTGCAAAAGCAAAAGCAGAGAAACTCGGAATGTCTGATTTCTTTAACGAATACAAAGGAAAAACCTCTACCGTCGCCGTTTTGAAAGATCACAAGGTCGTTTTCAAGACCTCAAACAATGACAAAAAGAGCGACTACGAAAAAGCTTTCGATGAAGTTTTGAATTAAGAATTCCTACAAAGTTCAAGGGGCAAAGTGTGAAGGTGAGCGATCACTTTCACGCTTTTTTTCTTAGCTGTAAGATAGGTTTATATGATGCCGCGAATCAAAATATGCTGTATTTCAAGCGATGCCGAAGCTGCCCAGGCTATTTCCTTTGGTGCGTCGGCTATTGGGTTGGTTGGGAAGATGCCTAGTGGGCCGGGGCCGATCGCGGATGAACTTATTAAGACAATTGCGGCTTCTGTGCCGCCGCCGGTGGCTAGTGTTTTGGGGGCGAGTGAGCAAACTGCAGAAAACATCGGTGCACATCATGAGCGGACGCATACGAATACCATTCAGATCGTTGACGAATTGTTGGGGCGTGAATACGGTGCGATACGTTCCGCTTTGCCGCACGTGAAGCTCGTACAGGTTATTCATGTTGTCGGGGAAAGTTCGGTTGACGAGGCGGCGGAGCTTGTTGACGCGATTTTGCTTGATAGCGGGAATCCTACGCTTGCTGTCAAAGAGTTAGGCGGCACGGGCAGGCGGCATGATTGGAAATTGAGCCGCAAAATAGTCGAAACCTGCGGCAAACCAGTATTTTTAGCGGGCGGGTTAAACCCCGAAAACGTCCGCGAAGCGATCGAAGTCGTTCAGCCCTTCGGTTTGGACATTTGTTCGGGTGTGCGAACCGACGGGAACCTCGACATGTTTAAATTGGAACGATTTTTTGCTGCGGCAAGCCGGTGAGTAGCGATTAGGAAGAAATTTATCCACAGATGAAATCGGATGAACACGGATAAGACTTGGAAAAGTCCTTAAAATATCTGTGTTCATCTGTGTCCATCTGTGGTTAATTTTCTTCGTAACTAAATTACTGCAAAACTATTCCTTATGTTTGCCATAAATTCCTCGTATCTATTTTTGTAAGTTCTACGCGGCTCAGAATATACTGAATTTCGTTATGACAATGAAATTAGATTGGCTGCACGGGACGGCGACGGCGCTTGTGACTCCGTTTCGGAAGGACGGATCGGTTGATGATGTTTGTTTTCACAAACTCGTCGAGCGGCAGATAAAAGGTGGTGTGAAATTGCTCGTGCCGTGCGGGACGACGGGTGAAAATGTGACGATGGCTTCGGAAGAGCAGTCGCATGTGATCCGTTTGACGGTTGAGGTTGCGAAAAAACACGGTGCGAAAGTAATTGCGGGCACCGGAACAAATAATACGGCGGCCGCGATAGAAAACACGCGTGCCGCAAGAGAAGCCGGAGCCGACGCGGCCCTGATCGTCGCACCTTATTACAACAAACCGACGCAGGAAGGCCTTTTTGCCCATTATGCAGAGATCGCGAAGTCGGTGAAAGGCTTTCCGATCGTGCTTTATAATGTTCCGTCGCGTACGGTTTCGAATATTTCTGCCGAGACGACTTTGCGGCTCGCTGCGGCTTTCGAAAACATCGTTGCGACCAAGGAAGCGTCCGGAAATTATTCGCAGATCATGGAAATCCTCGCAAAACGCCCGCGTGGGTTCAAAGTATTCTCGGGCGACGACGCTTCGGCGGTGCCGCTGATATCTTTAGGCTGCGATGGTTTGGTTTCCGTCTGCGCAAACGAAATTCCCAAAGAAACCGTCAAGATGGTAGACCACGCTCTAAACGGATCGTTCCATTTTGCCCGCAAAATTCATTACAAGATTCGGCCGCTAATGGAAGCGAACTTCATCGAGGCTTCGCCAGCCCCGTGCAAGTTTGTGATGAAGGAAATGGGGTTGTGTGAGGAGAATTTGAGGCTGCCGCTGGTTCCCGTAAGCCCCGGAACCAAAGAAACGCTGCGATACATAATGGACGAGCTGAAGTTAGGAAAATTAACCACAGATAAACACGGATAGACACAGATAAGAAGTTAGAAAAAGATCCGTGTTCATCTGTGTCCATCCGTGGTCAATATTTCTTTTTGGTTGCCGATCGAGGATATCAATCACCGATAGACGAAATTTATGCAATTTGAGGATCTAAAAAACCCGGGCGGGACTTCGGGAGGCTTGGCAGAGTTTGTAATTGGCTTCATCATGACTATCGCGGGCGGATATATGCTCATCAGCCGCGTGATCGTGACCAGCGGGTTTTGGAATTGGGGCGGCTACAACACTTTTGGACTGTCGCTCGTGCCGCTGATCTTTGGGATCGCTTTTGTTTTCTTTAACGGCAAGTCGATTATTGGCTGGATCCTGATCGCGATAAGCATAATCGTCATCGCATCGGGCATTTTGATGAATCTACAGATATATTTCCAACCCACGAGCCTTTTTAACACGATAATTATGTTGGTTTTGTTTGCTGGCGGGATCGGTTTGATCGCACGGGCGGTAATGAAGCATTCGGACTAGATGTTGTTTCGGGAAAAAATCGTGCGGTACCGACGAGGAAATTCCCCGATGTTGGGCGGCGCACTCATTGTACTTCTCTTCGCCGTAATATCTTGCGATTCGCCGCCGTGGTCCCGATTCGTAGTCGCAAACTCGACCTCTTCGGACGTTGTAGTTCGTTTCTACACCAAGTATCCAACTATGGCCTCGCCATATCTTTATTCAACTGAAGAATGGGCGAAGAAGGAACATTTTACGTCGGGCACTCCATCAGACCGATTTCGGATTAACGAAGAGGAAGGTTGGATCGAGGCTGTTGTAGTTCCTGGAGCTGCCGTTGAAATTGACCGCGCAAGCTATCCTGAAGTTGAACAAAAAGTCGAAAGTAGCTTTCTTGTAAATAGGCTAGACCTCCAAGGAACGGCTGGCTCGCGATCTTGGAAAGGCCAACGTGAGGTTTTCAATCAGTTTCAGAAAGAATGGATTGGGCCTTATCGGTACGTTACAGGGACGTCGCCACTATTCGTTCACTATTATAAATAAATGAAATCTTTGAAGCAGCATATTGAAGAACTTTTCAGCAAGTCGGAATTTTCCTCCGACGATCGTGAAATTTACGAAACATTCAAAACCGCCCTCCGTCGCGGAGAAATTCGTTCGGCTGAGAAAGATTCTAATGGGAATTGGAACGCAAACGCCTGGGTAAAGCAGGGAATCCTGCTCGGTTTTCGGATGGGAAAGATGGTCGAGATGTCGAAACCGACGGAAACGCTTCAGTTTTTTGACAAAGACACATTTCCGCTGCGACCGATGACTTTGGAAGACGGTGTGAGGATCGTGATGGGCGGTTCGGCTATTCGCGATGGTTCGTACGTTGCTCCGAGCGTCGTTGTGGTTCCGCCCGCTTATATTAATGTCGGTGCGTATGTTGACGAGGGAACGATGGTCGATTCGCACGCTCTCGTCGGCTCGTGCGCACAGATAGGAAAGCGAGTTCACCTTTCCGCGGCGGCGCAGATCGGCGGAGTGCTTGAACCGGTCAATGCGACGCCAGTAATTATTGAGGACGATGTGCTGGTTGGCGGAAACACCGGTGTTTATGAGGGAACGATCGTACGGGAACGCGTGGTGCTTGCCAGCGGAGTTATTCTGACGCGTTCTACGCCCGTTTTCGATCTGCCAAATAATCGCATCATAAAATCAGAAGGCGGAAGTTCGTTGGAAATTCCCGCAGGAGCTGTGGTCGTTCAGGGATCGCGTGCGGTGACGAGCGGATTTGGCAAAGAGAACGGCCTGTCGATCTATTGCCCGATCATCGTCAAATATCGCGACGAAAAAACTGACGCCTCGACCAAACTCGAAGACTATTTGCGCTAAAGCATACAGTCTCGTGTGCTAACTTATAAACATGCCGCCGATCGAAGTAATAATAAATGCTGCCGGCGGCAGTTTTGTCGAGGGTGAGACCGAGCAAAAGCTGAAAGATGCCTTTGCCGTGAATGGCCTTGATGCCAAGATCAATCTCGCAAGAACCGGAGAACAGATCGGCGAATTTGCCGAAGCCGCTGCGAAAAGTGATGCGGAGATAATTGTGGCCGGCGGCGGTGATGGGACGATCAGCTCGGTCGCCGCGATCGTGTCGAAAGCCAACAAAACCTTTGGCGTTCTGCCATTGGGAACTCTCAATAATTTTTCAAAAGATCTACAGATCCCGCAGGACATTACCGAGGCCGTTCGTATGATCGCGGACGGAAACGTCGCCGAGATCGACCTTGCCGAGCTAAACGGACGCATTTTCATTAACAATTCAAGTATTGGGCTCTATCCGCACATCGTAAAAGATCGTGAGAAACAGCAGGAGCGACTAGGTTACGGTAAATGGCGTGCGGCGTTCTGGGCGGCGTTGAAGATCTTTCGTCTGTCGCCATTTCTCAAGGTCGGGATCGTTGTAGACGGGAAATTTTTCCTACGCAAAACGCCTTTCGTCTTCATCGGCAACAATCAATACGAAATGGACCTCTACAACATCGGCCGTCGCCCGGCTCTCGATCAAGGGAAATTGAGCATTTATTTCCTCCATCGCGGCGGTCGTTTTGGTGTAATCCGGCTTTTGTTTCGAACGGTTACTGGCCGCGTAAAGCAGTGGAAGGATTTCGAAGAGGTTTTAGCTGAGGACGTGTCTATTCAGACGAGGCGAAAGCGAATTCATGTCGCATTCGACGGCGAGGTCTCGGTCGCCAAAACACCGCTGAGATATACCATTCTGCCGAAAGCCGTGCGAGTTTTTGTTCCCAAGCCTGCAACGGAGGAAAGCGAAGATGCGTAAGATCGTTCACCTTTCCGACGTGCATTTTGGAACGGCAGATCCGGCTGTAACGGAACTTGTTGTTTCGAAGATCAATGAAATATCGCCAGATGTCGTCGTAGTTTCAGGCGATCTGACGCAGCGGGCGAAAAGCATAGAATTCAAACAGGCGAGAGCCTTCCTCGATCGTTTGCCAAAGCCGCAGATCGTTGTGCCCGGCAATCACGACGTACCGCTTTATAATGTTTTTGACAGGTTTTTGCGAAAGCTTGATAAGTTCGAGAAATATATTACGGATGATCTGACGCCGACTTTTATTGACGAAGAGATCGCCATCGTCGGCGTGAATACTGCGCGGTCGCTGACCATCAAAGGCGGACGGATCAGTGAGGAGCAGACTCACTACATACAGTCTCAGTTGAGGAATCTTAGCGACGATATGCTCAAAGTCGTTGTGACGCATCATCCATTTGATCTGCCCGACGGACACGATGAAGACGATGTCGTCGGCCACGCGGAACGTGCGATACATATGATCGCGGATTGCGGCGGAGACGTGTTTTTGGCAGGCCATCTGCATGTGAGTAACATCGAAACGACGGCGAATCGGTACAAGCTTCCCAATGGGCGCGTCGCACTGATAATCCAAGCGGGAACTGCGACTTCGGCTCGGGTTCGCGGTGAGCCGCACTCGTTCAATTTGATCCAGTTTGATAATCCCTGGCTGCGGATCGAACGCCTGGAATGCCGCTCGGTCGCCGACGGATTTCGCCCTGCGGAACATAAGATATACAAACAGACCGAAAATGGCTGGGCACGCATCAACCGCGAAACGATGAATTTATGGATGACCATCACAACAACAGTTGGCTGACCGAGCGGGCACACCAAGCGATGCTCGACAATGGATTTGAACCGGAATTTTCGGACGCGGTTTACTCGCAGCTGCGGCAGATCGCGGATCGCGGTGAGCCTTCGCACGGCGCCGATATTCAGGACCTGCGGCATTTGTTGTGGTCGTCGATCGATAATCGGACTTCGCGCGATCTCGATCAGGTTGAGTGGGCTGAGCGGTTGGAGAATGACGACATTCGAGTTCTCGTTGGCATCGCGGACGTCGATGCCATCGTTGCGAAAGGCACGCCGATCGACGTTCACGCGGCTCAGAATACCGTGACGGTGTACACCGAAAGCAAGATCTTCCCGATGTTGCCCGAGGAACTTTCAACCGACAAAACCTCGCTCAATCAGGACGAAGACAGGTTCGCGGTCGTTGCGGACATGACCGTCAGAGCCAACGGTGACGTTCCCGAGAGCACCTTTTTTCGAGCATTCATCCGCAATCACGCAAAATTCTCATACGAAGAGATCGGCGAATGGCTTGACGGTGATGGCCCGATGCCCGAAGAACTTCAGCGTTTGCCCGAGTTAAAGGCTCAGATCGAGCTACAGCGAGAAGCCGCGAAACGGCTCGCCGCGTACCGTGAGAAAAAGGGAGCACTCGAATTTGAATCTATCGAGTCTTCGGCGGTTGTTGAAGACGGTGAGATCAAAGGGTTGGTTTCAGTTCGCTCGAACTCAGCGAAAAAGCTGATCGAAAATTTCATGGTAGCGGCTAATGTCGAGATGGCGGAATTTCTTGAGGCAAAAGGCTTCGCATCGCTGCGACGTGTTGTGAAAGAGCCGCAGCGTTGGGATGGCATTCGGCGAATTGCGAGTGAATATGGCGAGAATTTGCCGGAGCTGCCCGATCAACCGTCTCTGGCCGCATTTCTCAACAAGAGGCGAGCTGCTGATTCTGAGCATTTCCCCGATCTATCGCTCTCGATCGTAAAACTCATCGGCGGCGGAGAATATGTCGTCGAACGTCAAGGCGAAGATTCCGGCGGGCATTTTGGCCTCGCGGTCCGTGATTATGCCCATTCGACCGCCCCGAATCGGCGATTTACCGATATCGTGGTTCAGCGGCTCGTCAAGGCGGTGATCTCAAACCAACCGCAGCCATATTCGAATGAGGAACTTGACGCCATAGCCGAACACTGTAACGAGCAGGAAAAATCGGCTCGAAAGGTCGAGCGAAAGATGCGAAAGGTCGTCGCCGCGACGGTAATGCAGCGACACATTGGTGAGAATTTCGAAGCGATCGTCACCGGCGTCACCGCCAGTGGTACATTCGCCCGCATCCTTCGTCCGCCGGTCGATGGCCGCATCGAGCAAGGCGAACACGGGCTTCAGGTCGGTGAGAAGGTGAAAGTTCGGCTGGTTTCGGCTGACCCACGAACGGGCTTTATCGATTTTGCCGCTATCGGTTAAAAGCCGCGAGATAGTTTTCTGCTGTGTTCATATGTCGCTCGCGTTTTTCGATGTCCATTTTCGCCAGTAGCATTGGCATTATTGAGAGGCGATGGTTTGAGCGGAAGAAATCCTCATGCTTGGCGATGAACCGCCAGTACAATCCGTCCCAGATTTCGCACCACGGCCCCGGTTTATAGTCGGACATTTTGCGAATATAGTTTGAGCCGGAAATGTAGGGCTTGGTAACGACCGAGCCTCCGTCCGATTGCAGGCTCATGCCATAAACGTTCGGCACCATCACCCAATCGTAGGCGTCGATATACATTTCCATGAACCACCGATACGCGTCGTTTGGATTGATCTCGGTCAGCACCATAAAGTTTCCCATTATCATCAACCGCTCAATGTGGTGGCTGTACGCGTTTCGCAGGGTTTTGCGGATAACGTCATCGACTGGTTCGAAACCGGTCTTACCTTTCCAAAAACTCTCGGGTAACCTCCGATGATGCTTCCAGTAATTTGAGGTACGCTGCTTGCGGCCAAGCGAAACGTAGATGCCACGCATAAATTCGCGCCAGCCGACGATCTGCCTGATAAATCCTTCAAGTGAATTCGGTGGAATGTCGTTTCTGGCAGTAAAAGCCAATGTTTTGTCGATCACCTCCTGGGGCGTAAGCAGACCGGTATTCAACATCGGCGTCAGCACGCTGTGAAAGACGAAATTGGCATTCGGCGACATCGCGTCTTCGTAATCGCCGAACTGTTTCAGCCGCTCGCTAAGGAACTGGTCGAGCCACGCGTCGGCGTCGTCGAACGTGACGGGATAGTTAAAATCGGCAGCAGAACCGTAATTATCCGGGAAATTTGAAGAAACGTAGGTGATCGCTTCATTAACAAACGTATTCGTGTTTGGCCTTGCGATAGCTGGCAAACGCAAACCCTTTGGCAATTTCTTGCGGTTTTCCGTGTCGAATGAGAATTTTCCGCCGACA
Protein-coding sequences here:
- a CDS encoding cryptochrome/photolyase family protein, with the protein product MNAAIIYPHQLFRDNPAIGKGDLVYLIEEPLLFTQFRFHQQKLVFHRASMKWYADRLEQRSFRVRYIDSSEIEKTADIAQVLSKDGVSSVKFIDPVDDWLGRRLIGSLDAATIRYEQIDSPMFINTASQIEDYFVGRKSYSMAQFYKRERELRNILMANDGQPVGGKFSFDTENRKKLPKGLRLPAIARPNTNTFVNEAITYVSSNFPDNYGSAADFNYPVTFDDADAWLDQFLSERLKQFGDYEDAMSPNANFVFHSVLTPMLNTGLLTPQEVIDKTLAFTARNDIPPNSLEGFIRQIVGWREFMRGIYVSLGRKQRTSNYWKHHRRLPESFWKGKTGFEPVDDVIRKTLRNAYSHHIERLMIMGNFMVLTEINPNDAYRWFMEMYIDAYDWVMVPNVYGMSLQSDGGSVVTKPYISGSNYIRKMSDYKPGPWCEIWDGLYWRFIAKHEDFFRSNHRLSIMPMLLAKMDIEKRERHMNTAENYLAAFNR